One Glycocaulis abyssi DNA window includes the following coding sequences:
- a CDS encoding cytochrome c biogenesis CcdA family protein: MGPESYVFGFLAGTLSILSPCILPLLPIVLGAAASKHRYGPLALAAGLTVSFTAVGLFVATIGFAIGLDGEIVRQGSGVLLAAVGLVLLVPVFSARFATAAGPASNWIESRLGGVGDNEGLAPQFAMGLVLGTVWSPCVGPTLGAASLLAAQGQSLGQVGLVMLLFGLGAALPLAIIGLASREVLMKWRTRMLAAGSMGKMLLGGFLLLIGVLVATGMDKALEAWLVELSPEWLTRLTTSL, from the coding sequence ATGGGTCCTGAAAGCTATGTGTTCGGTTTCCTGGCCGGAACACTGTCCATTCTCTCGCCGTGTATATTGCCGCTGCTGCCCATCGTTCTGGGCGCAGCGGCCAGCAAGCATCGCTATGGGCCGCTGGCTCTGGCCGCAGGGTTGACCGTCTCGTTCACGGCTGTCGGCCTGTTCGTGGCCACCATCGGTTTTGCCATCGGGCTTGATGGCGAGATCGTCCGGCAGGGTAGCGGGGTATTGCTGGCGGCGGTTGGGCTGGTATTGCTGGTCCCGGTCTTTTCCGCCCGCTTTGCCACGGCGGCGGGTCCGGCCAGCAACTGGATCGAAAGCCGCCTTGGCGGTGTGGGCGATAATGAAGGCCTGGCTCCGCAATTTGCCATGGGGCTGGTACTGGGCACGGTCTGGAGCCCGTGTGTCGGGCCGACGCTGGGCGCTGCCTCGCTGCTCGCCGCGCAAGGCCAGTCGCTTGGGCAAGTGGGTCTCGTCATGCTGCTCTTCGGCCTCGGCGCTGCCCTGCCGCTGGCGATTATCGGGCTCGCCTCGCGCGAGGTTCTGATGAAATGGCGCACCCGCATGCTGGCTGCCGGTTCGATGGGCAAGATGCTGCTCGGCGGCTTCCTGCTACTGATCGGCGTTCTCGTCGCGACCGGCATGGACAAGGCGCTGGAAGCCTGGCTGGTCGAGCTGTCGCCCGAATGGCTCACCCGGCTGACCACCAGCCTGTGA
- a CDS encoding flavodoxin family protein, with protein sequence MTNSPDTHPAAVENVYAHAGLKAVFINCTLKPPAELSHTGLLMEASAKIMRKAGVSVDLIRPTAHAIAPGVQPDMTEHGWTRDDWPELWPRILAADILVIGTPIWLGEEFSLCRLIIERLYAMSGELNSSGQSIYYGKVGGLVVTGNEDGIKHCAMSVLYALGHLGYTIPPQADCGWIGEAGPGPSYGDDGAGFDNDFTRRNTTIMTWNLMHMANLLKQADGLSSMGNDRRAWQQGHRFGFENPEYRS encoded by the coding sequence ATGACCAATTCGCCCGATACACATCCTGCGGCTGTAGAAAATGTCTACGCGCATGCCGGGCTGAAGGCGGTTTTTATCAACTGCACACTCAAACCGCCCGCAGAGCTTTCCCATACCGGCCTTTTGATGGAGGCGTCAGCGAAAATCATGCGCAAGGCGGGCGTCAGTGTGGACCTTATCCGTCCGACTGCGCATGCCATCGCGCCGGGCGTGCAGCCCGACATGACAGAGCATGGCTGGACCCGCGATGACTGGCCGGAACTCTGGCCGCGCATCCTTGCCGCCGACATTCTGGTGATCGGCACCCCGATCTGGCTGGGTGAGGAGTTTTCTCTCTGCCGCCTGATTATCGAACGCCTCTACGCCATGTCGGGAGAGCTCAATTCCAGCGGTCAGTCCATCTATTATGGCAAGGTCGGCGGTTTGGTGGTGACCGGTAATGAGGACGGTATCAAGCACTGCGCGATGTCGGTGCTCTATGCGCTGGGCCATCTGGGCTACACCATCCCGCCCCAGGCCGATTGCGGGTGGATTGGCGAGGCCGGACCCGGGCCCAGCTATGGAGATGACGGCGCCGGGTTCGACAACGACTTCACCCGGCGCAACACCACGATAATGACGTGGAACCTCATGCACATGGCGAATCTGCTCAAACAGGCAGACGGCCTGTCGTCTATGGGCAATGACCGCCGCGCCTGGCAGCAGGGTCACCGTTTCGGTTTCGAGAACCCCGAATACCGGTCCTGA
- a CDS encoding NrsF family protein — protein MTRLIDELVDGLEPAPSRPAIAIFGLPLAVAALLPLAAIVFYYGLRPDMGSALMAMPFWIKLALPAILVAAAGVALAHLSRPGTPAGPGLVIALAAMAIFALAGLASLASLPAETRLPVLFGQSWQKCLMSVGAFGLAFLAGGFWALRRMAPVRPHLAGFALGLVAGGLAAALYSLACNEDALPFIASWYQLGILAVAGMSTLIAPRIARW, from the coding sequence ATGACGCGTCTTATCGATGAACTTGTTGATGGACTCGAACCGGCTCCTTCACGTCCGGCCATTGCCATATTCGGTCTGCCGCTGGCAGTGGCAGCGCTTTTGCCGCTGGCCGCGATCGTCTTCTATTACGGCTTGCGTCCGGATATGGGCAGCGCCCTTATGGCCATGCCCTTCTGGATCAAGCTGGCCCTGCCGGCCATTCTGGTGGCCGCGGCAGGTGTTGCGCTCGCGCACCTGTCACGCCCCGGCACACCGGCCGGACCCGGCCTGGTGATCGCGCTGGCCGCCATGGCCATCTTCGCCTTGGCGGGCCTTGCCAGTCTTGCCAGCCTGCCCGCCGAGACGCGCCTGCCTGTTCTGTTCGGTCAGTCCTGGCAGAAATGCCTGATGAGCGTGGGCGCGTTCGGACTGGCCTTCCTTGCAGGCGGGTTCTGGGCGCTGCGGCGTATGGCGCCGGTACGACCGCACCTTGCCGGATTTGCGCTGGGCCTGGTGGCCGGTGGGCTGGCTGCCGCGCTCTACTCGCTGGCCTGCAATGAGGACGCCCTGCCATTTATCGCTAGCTGGTACCAGCTAGGCATACTGGCCGTCGCAGGGATGTCCACCCTGATCGCACCGCGCATCGCGCGCTGGTAG
- a CDS encoding sigma-70 family RNA polymerase sigma factor produces the protein MLAVAVPSPSLPRVSVARSARASGAAGQACGEKAVTSEADAKLRALMVLAQAGDKAAYRSVLDTARAQLAAYFRYRLKEDPASADDLVQETLIAIHTKRATYDARHPFMPWLYAIARYKLIDHYRRYRLRRTEPEEVAGGIADETDDTRAAMARLDLETLLARLPAGQAEAIRRTKLNGQSVSETASAMNISESLVKVNVHRGLKAAASLVGLKQVDRS, from the coding sequence ATGCTGGCCGTTGCCGTCCCATCGCCTAGTCTGCCACGTGTGTCGGTGGCACGCAGTGCGCGCGCCTCGGGCGCCGCCGGGCAGGCATGCGGGGAGAAGGCCGTGACGAGCGAGGCTGATGCCAAGCTGAGGGCGCTGATGGTGCTTGCCCAGGCCGGTGACAAGGCGGCCTATCGCAGCGTGCTCGACACCGCGCGGGCGCAGCTCGCAGCCTATTTCCGTTACCGCCTGAAGGAAGATCCGGCCAGCGCGGACGATCTCGTGCAGGAAACCCTGATCGCCATTCACACCAAACGCGCCACCTATGATGCGCGCCATCCCTTCATGCCCTGGCTGTACGCCATCGCGCGCTACAAGCTGATCGACCATTACCGGCGCTACCGTTTGCGGCGTACCGAACCGGAGGAGGTTGCGGGCGGCATTGCCGATGAAACCGACGATACCCGCGCGGCGATGGCCCGGCTCGATCTGGAGACACTGCTTGCCCGCCTGCCTGCCGGTCAGGCCGAGGCCATACGCCGGACGAAGCTCAACGGGCAAAGCGTCAGCGAAACCGCCAGCGCCATGAATATCAGCGAGTCCCTCGTGAAGGTGAATGTGCATCGCGGCCTGAAAGCGGCAGCATCCCTGGTGGGACTGAAACAGGTGGACCGGTCATGA
- a CDS encoding DUF2282 domain-containing protein, whose protein sequence is MKFTHALFAAAAATTLGAAAAHADEEMPNEDGMERCYGIALAGENDCAAGPGTTCAGTSTVDFQGNAWTLVPEGTCEDIQTPYGPGSLEEIERP, encoded by the coding sequence ATGAAGTTTACTCACGCTCTGTTCGCGGCTGCAGCAGCTACCACGCTTGGTGCAGCAGCGGCTCACGCTGACGAAGAAATGCCAAACGAAGACGGTATGGAGCGCTGCTACGGCATCGCTCTGGCCGGCGAAAATGACTGCGCGGCCGGTCCCGGCACGACGTGCGCGGGCACTTCCACGGTCGATTTCCAGGGCAATGCCTGGACGCTGGTCCCTGAGGGCACCTGCGAGGACATCCAGACGCCGTACGGCCCGGGCTCGCTCGAAGAGATCGAGCGTCCGTAG